In Vicia villosa cultivar HV-30 ecotype Madison, WI unplaced genomic scaffold, Vvil1.0 ctg.000098F_1_1, whole genome shotgun sequence, the following proteins share a genomic window:
- the LOC131624019 gene encoding external alternative NAD(P)H-ubiquinone oxidoreductase B1, mitochondrial-like: MPFTGLKEVPKSEFIASALSVAESQVKTLPATAQVAAQQGAYLASCFNRNDECKEHPEGPRRFTESGHHRFLPFRYKHFGQFAPLGGEQAAAELPGDWVSIGHNTQWLWYSVYASKQVSWRTRYLVVSDWTRRFVFGRDSSRV; encoded by the exons ATGCCTTTCACAGGTTTGAAAGAAGTTCCGAAGTCTGAATTCATTGCAAGCGCCCTTTCTGTTGCAGAATCACAAGTGAAAACTCTTCCAGCAACTGCACAG GTTGCTGCACAACAAGGTGCATATCTAGCTAGTTGCTTTAACCGCAATGATGAATGTAAAGAGCATCCAGAAGGACCTCGACGATTTACAGAATCTGGACATCATCGGTTTCTTCCCTTCCG GTATAAGCATTTTGGGCAATTTGCTCCACTTGGCGGGGAGCAGGCAGCAGCAGAACTTCCTGGAGACTGGGTTTCCATTGGTCACAACACTCAGTGGCTTTGGTATTCTGTATATGCAAG CAAGCAAGTGAGCTGGCGCACACGGTATTTGGTCGTGTCTGATTGGACTAGAAGATTCGTATTCGGGAGGGACTCAAGTCGAGTTTAA